Sequence from the Caretta caretta isolate rCarCar2 chromosome 8, rCarCar1.hap1, whole genome shotgun sequence genome:
CAAGGCTTTAGCACCAGAGTCCTTATCACTGTTGCTTTTAGCCTCTTTTGAGCAGACTGATGACATGGTATTAAGTGCCAGTGGCCTTGTGCAGTGTCTGCCCCAGGGTGTCTGTCATCAACCTTCACCTGTGAAACCAGTGGCACTCTCCTTCCAAAATACAGTCCCTCTTGTAGACGTGctgtagtctttttttttttttttttttccagtctgttGGCTCACTTTAACTGGCACTACTACTTCAGAGAAAGGGCCTATACAGTACTCACTCATGTCTTGTTTcttatttcttatttcttttcctaAAGTGTCAGAAAAGATGCTTGTTTCTAAATGCAGTTATTTCCTCAAGTGTGACACATTTGTCAATGTCAAATTCATATTGAATACAGTTGAAAATAAGAAATGTTCTTATAGGCAGTTAGCTGTTTTCATGGTTGAGCTGTTTTGGTCAGGGATAGTCTGAATGGCAAATTTGCATTCGTCATCCTCAGGCTGACTGTCAGAAGTCCTCTTAAGATGCTAATTTGGACTTCTGCACAACTAATTTGTGGATATGccttcagaaagccttttacCAAAATAAGTACAATGGGAGGAAGCATTTACTTGATCAGTGATTACAGTCGTGTGAGTCCAAACTAATTTGGTTTTTAATTTACTCTCTCAGGAGTGATGTCGATCTAAATACTTTTGTTCAAATGCCTGGGTTTATGGAAACAGGCTACTTCTTGAACATTGAGGATCAGACTAATTATTGCAGTGCGGGTGTGGCAATATGCTAGAAACTGGGGGCCTCTCTGATATGCTCTGTGCCACCAATATTAGTGCAGAGAAAGGATACATATCTAAAACTTGTAAGATGCTGCTTTCTCTAGTATACCTCCTTCAGAGTAAAGGTTAGATTATGCATACCATTTCCCTTGTTCAATTTTCCATGTTAATATTGGTTTTATTTAGGCAACTTGTTTCTTAGATAGCTTTCCCGTTTTTGTCCTTGAGGTTTGAAGGCAGTTGGGGAGAAGACAGTAACACTCAATCActatttctacataaaagtgcattcttgttggttgttataaccttaatacatattcttcacaactcttagatgtagatttcatttttagaaggtgtacactatatacatttttaacgtgatttattttgaagacttttcagattagttttacagctatatcagaaaatgaatcaTTGTTCGGTTATTTCATTTACCGAAGGTAATTGAAGCccatagttcacctcccaatgacttcataaacatctccaattcaacaggttaatcattaatatttggaggattttcttgccaggctgtattaggaggagaacatcatcagacagacatttaaatcgTTTTGTTTAACTAAAACGACAttattatgtattctggatttttttcttcaacagcaaacgtataatattttaacaaaacaaacatgaattttcaaatttagttaaacattcaagttttttaaaatcaggtttgtttgtttttgtcagccagatcaacatgagaaacttaaaatattggcttatGCAGCTAACTctgtcgtcttcaccttcattttcctgtttgttcataatctggaaaagaaaaacaagctttcctgctttttcaggtcccaaacgatttctcaatttggaatgaattagtccaaaggaagaaaatattctttctacactggcagaagaagctactgctgttaaaagtgagattatcacttcaacagtctctgaatccaagttcttaagtgacttccaccagttcactggtgtgacttcctttaaaatatcatcagcaaacatatatttcttgaatggttcttattcccaaactgggtctcttttacggcctgctgccattatagtttttcccttctagtgagagaatggtatggtagatctcaaatcaatgaaggctacactcaaaaAGACCTGAAGACTTCTGGAATatactgctcaaacagtttcacttttatttctactgcctgtccctcccgtCTCACATTTATCTTCAGgcttcttgtccagatctattccacccccaacaatcttctattcactgaactttttgaaactttgtacttttagagagaggtaagggattgactctgtgtacacaaatttgcagagggacaatagggttgaggtctgttgtttctcccctctatatatttgtttaaaaacatttttgctgttaacaagcattttATCTCTGGAGAGaccaatccacagtttgagaactgcaaaactaagcttCTCTGAtgatatcttctagactgagcactgagtccagtAGGgtagattaacctaaataatctatacagaaaccCCTGGAGCCCCATAAAATTGGGtacctaatccatgaactattgtaactcatttacaaaacttttcttaaacattacatgaatatattctcCTACTATAGAATTAGAAGTTATAATccttattccatgatgagatatattTGAActatatgacttatgaggagaggctgagggaactgggattgtttagtctgcggaagagaagaatgaggggggatttgatagctgctttcaactacctgaaagggggttccaaagaggatggatctagactgttctcagtggtagcagatgacagaatgaggagtaatggtctcaagttgcagtgggggaggtttgggttggatattagtaaaaactttcccactaggagggtggtgaaacactggaatgtgttacctagggaggtggtggaatctcctttcttagaagcttttaaggtcagttttgacaaagccttggctgggatgatttagttggggattggtcctgctttgagcagggggttggactagatgacctcttgaggtcccttccaaccctgatattctatgattctataatgtatcgtaattaaaaatatctttagataggtttttcctcaaaaagcattttacgAAAATctgatttagattaaaaaaaaatcagatttaaaaaaaaaaaatcattgattttttttccacctgCAGCTGGCTGAGGCAGTCACTTAAAAGTGCCATCCAGATATTGCCTGCAGCCAGTAGGGATATAAGGAAAACTGGCATTCCCATGTGAAGTGGTAGGAACAGAATCAAAAGTTACAAATGTATTCATGTTTAACAGCAGTTCTATCCTAGGTTATAATGACTCTTagacaaaagccttttaaaatgtttgtgtccCCTGAATATTCTAGTCTTGTGTAGTTCCAACACTTTCCCAGAAAGGAGGTTCATAAAAACATAAGCCACCTACCTTCATTTGCATCCAGCCTTTGCTTACTGTTGTAATATGTTAAACTATAGTAGATAATGCTAAGATGGACAGACCAGATGGCTTGGTCCGCTCCAAATACAGTGGATCTCTCCTTCGTATGTTGGAGCACTGGAGGAGACTTCAGAAAGTCTCAATACATGAAAAGTAAAGCAGAAACAATGTTTCACATTTGTGAAAGCAGTTAAATTATTCAGGATAATGCTTAGCTCTGATCTCCCACTGACACAAATTGCAAACAAAAACATCTGTGGAAGTCTACCAGATGGTCTGTATGTACAGCAAACTATGCCTAATCCTTCTAAATAGGGATGCCTGTCTGTGCTCTTACACGCAAAATCACAAACATTACAAATGAGTATGTTAGTGCCTTAACTTCTAGAAATGTCTCTTATAGATCTAGTTGAACAGACTGGATGGCCTCAAGTAGAAATTGTTTTTAGCAACGAGACGCACAAGATAAAATACTATAGAcctttaaaattgtatttttttactGTTTGTCCTTCATTCCCACCTTGTAACGCCACCAAAAGCTGCTTAGTGTGATGCTGCTCTGCATGACCAATAAACAAAATTGGAAAACACGAGCAGGAAGTTATAAAAGTTCTCTCAGCAGGTGGCAGAGAATGCACTTGCTCGGTAAGCCCATCCAAAGGGATCTTGCCACTTTCAGAGTTCAGAACATTGTTAAACTCTTCAATGTTATCAGGGGCTTTTGGTTTACATTGAAAATCGGAAGTAGTGCTTCTAAACAAATCTCTGTAATACCATAAATAGCACACTAGACAGACCATGTATTGGGAACTCTGGAATCACATGGCACTGCCTCTTACTGCTTTAGAATCCCTTGTGCAAATAAGACACTCGCTGTTGCTCCCAGACATCTGTGCTGCAGCTTCATATGCTGATAATGCAGAATTATCTTTCtaaaggggagcaggaggagaaacTGGAGGGCTgaaagggggatggagggacaggTAGGGTTTTGACACCAAGAAAGCAGGAGGCAGTCTTTCCTAGTTCGGGGGTGCTAGAGGCTTCAGCCAGGACACATCTGCTCTCTCCCTTGGAGTGTTTAAATTcttgcgttacctagggaggtggtagaatctccttccttagaggtttttaaggtcaggcttgacaaagccctggctgggatgatttaactgggaattggtcctgcttcgagcagggggttggactagatgaccttctggggtcccttccaacccttatattctatgattctatgattctttattcCACAGTCCAACACTTTGACAACTAGCTTTTCTCCCTGCACCTATATATGTCATTGCATTCAATGAAGTATATTTGAAGTTTCCAATAAAATGATCAGTGAAATACACAATACCTGTTACAGCTCACTACTGCAAGTAGACTTGGATAACAATAGCATTTCTGTTTAAAATCTCCCAATAGTGGTAATGCTGGAGTGCCAGTGTAGGTAGGACATTGGCATGTTAGCCACTGTGTGTAGGCTTGCTTTGAGGAGATGGAGGTTGTGGTGATACAGCAGTGGTGTATTCTAACTCAGTTAATTTCTTAATGTATTTGGATGATGCAGATCAGTTATTCATCAAATGCATAGATAATTTTATACATCACTTTACATGGCTGCATAACCTTACACAGGGCACTCAAACTAAGGTAACATACCAATTCTGATATCTTGATTTGCAACAAAATGGTATGGTGCATCATTTAATCAGGGCAGTTACCTTAATGTGGTATTTATCCTGTGTAGTTCAATCCAGGTATGGATTAAAGTCTACGTTGTGAATTGCAGTGTGCTTTCAATATTCTCTACATGATGATGTTAGTCTCTTAGTTTTGAATTTGATGACTCAGTAGAGCATAAATGTGTTTAACCATGTCTCAAATAtactctgaatttttttaaacagtggttATTGGTTTTACCACCTTCCCTAAAGGATTTTTCTTAACATGTCAAGTGATCTGTCATTGCCTCAGATAGAGTGGAAATTAACTTAGTTGTATACAGTGTTGTAGCTGTATCGGTCCTggaatattagagacacaaggtgggtgaggtaatatctttacccaccttgtctctggaaACTAATACGGCTTCTATGTTTCAATATACAATGCCTTGTAAGCCAAATACCCAGAATCTCTATGGCTACAGTATTAACTGCTCCTGCAGAGAGGACAGAGTATTGTCTGTAGTTCATACAGAAGCTCTTTAAGATCTCACTTAATAGTAGATTCAAAGGGAGTTCTTTTTTGGAACACTTGTAGCAAATTTGAGACCTAAAAGCTGGTACTGACAAAAGAGTTTTCCTTCCAATTATCCAACACTGTTAATAGTGGGATTACATTGAAATAGGGATGAACAGAACTTCTAATGGCAATTTAATAGTCTTGCAAATAAGGAAACATAAATGCATCAGTGTATatagaatataaataaaaatactagCTACTTGGGTATGATGAGCATTCTGTTACGTAGCGTGTAAGTGATGCAGCCGTGGTATTATGAAGCCTTGTCTAAGACTGCTTAACTTGAGCAGGAGAACCATAATCTGATTACAGATTGAGTGGATTAGCAACATTCTGTATCAGAATTGTATACTGTAGTTGTGGATTGAAGAAACCATCTGAATTTCAGAAAAATGAGTGAATGGCAAGTTACAGCATCTAAATCCTCTTTCCACTCTTAGATCTGGGAATGGACGATGAAGGAGATGATGACCCAGTCCCTCTTCCAAATGTTAATGCAGCTATATTAAAAAAGGTAAGATGCTACCCAGGTGCTGTTAGTAGCTTTGAACTACAAAAATGTGTGGACTGAGCCATTGCTTAATGAGAACTGGAAATATTAGATTTAAACACAAACTTTCTTGTGTACCAGTTACCTTTTTTTAGAACATAAACTGTTTATCAGTCAAAAGCAGGATTTGTTGAACTGCAGTTTCAATTTCTAGATAAGATTTTCCTGTAAATAATACAGATAAACTAATTCTTTTCATATTAGTGCTCAAAGGGTGTGGGGCCAGTAGCAGTGGTAATAGCTGTTGCCAGACATACTATACAAGTGCTGTGCACCAAACTCACGATCCACACCCTCATTATTCTTGTCCGGGGGTTCTCCAGTTGAAGACTTCTTGTGGTATTATCTGAGGACTCACTTGAGCGCACCAAATTGAAATGAAAGATTGGGAGGCTTATGTTCAGATCATTAAATGCACTGGCTGGAATCTATTGTTACTAGGTGAAATGGAAGGAGGAACAAATTTGCAGGTCAGGGCTCTTCAAGGATCGTGTCTGCATTGTGTTGGAAGAGTTTGAACCAATTTAAATGTTTGAAATGAATTGGGTTAGTTCTATAATAAGCAGCATTTGACCAGTGAGGCTAGGACAGTGCGTTATATAAACTCCTATCCAGAGTGCAAAAGGCGACTGTAAGAGCAGGCAACCCCTGTTCCTTGTGCAGTGCTTAGGTAACACTTCACTAGTCAAAATTCAgatgaaataaaaaatgtaatattAGTAGACTAACTACTTGTTTTCTCCCTGACACAAATGCATAACCATTTATGCAGAGTAGCACTAATGCCTGACCATACTGTCTGCTAATAGTTTTCTTGTTAAGCAAACCAAATACCACCTATCTGCATTTCTCAACTATCGTCAAAACTGTATGGAGAAGATCGTACTTAAACAGTCTTGTGTTAGCGTTAACATTAAGAGCACAgttctgtgtgtctgtgttgcttagaccggggtggccaacctgagcctgagaaggagccagaatttaccagtgtacattgccaaagagtcacagtaatacgtcagcagccccacatcagctcccccatCCTGCCTGCCAGCAGTCCTGCCAATCAatgccccccttccccttctgccCCACACGGTGCGCAGGAGCTTCTGGAGgcgagagggggaggagcgagggctttgcaggcttggggggggggaggggagggaggatgcAAGGAGCCACGTatttaacctctgaagagccataTGTGGCTCTGGAGGCACAGGTTGGCCACCTGTGGATTAGACCGTGCACTAATGCAAATGTAAATCTGCTCAAATACCTTCTGGGAAATCTCCAGAACCAGAATGTCTGACATTCATTACCCAGGCGCACTCAACGGGATTTTAAAAGGCTTTGAAATTCCAGGGTCTTGTAGTTAAGACTGGGTCTGTACATGTCTTACTATCAGGTACAAATAGCACTCTCACAGCACATTGTGTCCAAGATTTTGTGCATTTTTTGCAGTTTTGGGAGAGTAACTGTTCCTGTAATCTGAAGTCAGTCTAAACAGAGCTGATGAGAATGCTTAAGAACAGTTTTTTATATTGATTCTAATGTCTTAATATCAGGTGATCCAATGGTGCACCCACCACAAGGATGATCCACCTCCCCCTGAGGACGATGAGAACAAGGAAAAACGAACAGATGACATCCCTGTATGGGACCAAGAATTCCTGAAAGTAGACCAAGGAACACTTTTTGAACTTATCCTGGTAGGGTGTCCATGTTCCATTAGATGCTCTCTTCAGCACATAGCCACATTCTCTAGGCTTCTGAACTTTATCTTGGTGGTGTAGATAGAAGTGGTAGAATTGGTCTGACTTTCCCCACTTCATAGTAAAATCATTCAAGATAATACGTGTTGTGGACACCCTTCAAATACTTACTACTAAGCAGCCCAATCTACGCTTGAGGACCGAAATACAAATTTGACGTTTAGCTTTGCACTCAAGTTCAGTAATCCGGTCTTCTACTTGAGTCAAGTTTGTTGCAAACACGGTAACTTCCTTCATTTGAAAAAGGTTGTGTACTAGATTCTGTTCAGCAGCCTGAACCCACTTCAAAAGTCAGTCTTAATGTTTTGAGGCCTAGTTCCTCCTGACCCTAATGGTATGTAAGTTGGTGTGCACTTAAGCAATGTGCCGTATTGCGTGGCTAGCCAACTGGCTGCCCAAAAGACCTCATTGTTCATAGGCTTCTGTAAGCCTTTTCTAACAGGAATGTCTCAAATTTTAAGTTTGCTTAGAACTATTCTGAACCGTTCCACTAGGACTGCCCTGTCAGATATACTTAAACACTTGCTGTAATGAGCTACCTAATCAAATTAGTTTATCATAAAATGAAGGTAGTCTGTATTTGGTTTAAGTTGTACATCCACAGAGGCAGAACGTTGATTTTAAATCTGGTGACTCTCTTTTTGCAGGCTGCAAATTACTTAGACATTAAAGGTTTGCTTGATGTCACATGCAAGACTGTTGCAAATATGATTAAGGGGAAAACTCCAGAAGAAATTCGCAAGACCTTCAATATCAAGAATGACTTCACTGAAGAGGAAGAAGCACAGGTACTCCATAGTCTGGGTTTCATTAAATTCTGGATTGTTTATATACTGAAGTAGCCACGCTAGTGTTATACACGTTTACCCTGATATAATGCTACCCGATATAATGCGGGTTTGCATACAAGGCAGTAAAGCTccgacacactgctctgagcagcgtgttaagggtgccaggccggggtgttggataaggggcagaaggTCTTGAGGGCGGTCAGgggctctctcctccccccccagggtctgggaggcaggagctgtggggggcacttttgggggccccgtagtcccagagtggcccagggaattagcagggggctggggagcagcctGATCCACTTCCCTCGCCCCAGCTGTGTCACTCGGGGGAGTGGGtatgggggaagggatccccccacactcactggcagcggcggaagtggagcagcccagccccagcgtGCTCCaatctgccagctcccagctgcggctCTCCGCTTCCTGCTTCAGGTGAGTACGGGgggcatcctttccccaacctccccgcactcactggcggcgggaagcggagcaccgcagctgggagctggcgaAGTGGAGTGGGATGGGACTGTGTTGCTCTGCTTCCTGCCGTTgccggtgagtgcctgtcagggggtgtggataggtgtcggagcagtcaggggacagggagcaggggggttgggtaggaggtggggtcctgggcgTGATTAGGGACGGTGGTGtctggagggggtggtcagggaacaaggaacgggTGGGCAGCAAAGCAAGTTAGATATAATGTGGTCTCACCTATAACACGGTGagatttttctttttggggggggtcTCCTGAGGACTGCGTtctatcggggtagaggtgtcgCTAATGTGTTTCAACTCATAGACTTCCTAGCTAAAACTAGGATTTTTGGTCTAAATATTATAAAGTGTAATGCAATTGTGCTAGAATTGTTGCCTCAGTTAACTTGCCACTTAagtttatccctgtgtagacataccctgtggctggcccaaaTCAGCTGACTCTGCTTATGGGGCTCGGGTTCTGGAGCTGACAAACCACTGAGTAGAGGGTtgagctcgggctggagcccgagctctgggaccttgGGAGAgtggagagtcccagagctcaggctccagcctgagcatctacaGAACTGTTTTTAGCCCCACAACCAGagcccctgcaagcccaagttagctgacctcggccagctgcagctctgctgcagGTTTCTTATCCCTCTCTAAATGTACCCTTACAGGTTAATGTTTAGCATGTTGCTTTTTTCACAAGTGAATTAATATCACTATGTCAGACTTGCAAACTTTTTTGACTGAGGTCAGTTAAAATGTAGATTGACCTATATCACTCGGTGTGGGGAAATAAAATTACCCACCCCTGAGTAACGTAGCTGTGCTGACCTAAACCCTGGTGTTAGCTGCAGCTAGGTTGAGGGAAGAATCACTGAAGCTAAACCAATAATAGGACATTCTGGGTTGCCATAAATAGTTCTTTGTTGCCCTTTCCAAAGCCTCAGCAGTAAAGCTGTAGGTGTGTTGGGGCACCCACCTACAAAGATTCAAGCTACTCAGAATTTCCCTAATAAGGCCTTTCAAAGAGTTAATTAAAACAAGCTGTGCTTTATGGTCTACCTTAAAATGATCCTTAAACAACCATTTTTAAGCAGAGTACTCTGGAAGCTGCAAACTTATTGAACAGGTTATAGAACTTGAGTGTAAAGTCAATGCACTTCAGCTCTTCCTAAATCCTGgatagcagtggtccccaacctgtggagcctctgccagtcaaTCACGATCTCCGGGCCGCTAAAATCTGGCGGGGCTTAGGCAGGCAGGTTGACTACCTGCCATGGCCCCACACTACTCCCAGAAGTGGCTAGCTgttggcatgtctctgcagcccctggggtggagggaaggtggCTCTGTggagctg
This genomic interval carries:
- the SKP1 gene encoding S-phase kinase-associated protein 1; the protein is MPSIKLQSSDGEIFEVDVEIAKQSVTIKTMLEDLGMDDEGDDDPVPLPNVNAAILKKVIQWCTHHKDDPPPPEDDENKEKRTDDIPVWDQEFLKVDQGTLFELILAANYLDIKGLLDVTCKTVANMIKGKTPEEIRKTFNIKNDFTEEEEAQVRKENQWCEEK